The DNA region GGCGCGGCGGGCGAGTCCGGGCACGAGGGCGGCCACGAGGGCGGCAGCCGCCTCGCCATCGTCTTCAACGGCTCGCCGCTCTTCACCGGCGACGCGGGCTCGGGCGAGAGCGAGATTCGCCGCTGGATCCTCGAAAACGACTGGCTCGAGGCGATCATCGCGCTGCCCGACCAGCTCTTCTACAACACGGGCATCTCCACCTACGTCTGGGTGCTCACGAACCGCAAGCCCAAGCGGCGCCGGGGCAAGGTCCAGCTCATCAACGCGGTCGAGCTCTTTCAGAAGATGCGCAAGTCGCTGGGCAACAAGCGCAACGAGCTCGGGCCCGAGCACCTCGCGCGCATCGTGCGGACCTTCGGAGAGTTCCGCGAGAGCGCGATCTCGAAGATCTTCGACAACGAGGACTTCGGCTTCCGCCGCATCGTGATCGAGCGGCCCTTGCGGCTGGGCTTCCAGGCCTCGCCCGAAAGGCTCGAGAGGCTGCGCGAGCAGAAGGCGTTCGCGGCGCTCGCCTCGACGAAGAAGAAGGGTGTCGCGGGCGAGCAGGAGATCGAGGAGGGCCGCGAGTTGCAGCAACGGCTCCTCGCAGCCCTGGGTCGGCTCGACCTGAGCCGCGTCTACACGCAGCGCGAGCGCTTCGAGGAGGAGCTGGACGGCGTGCTCGCGCGCGCCGGGATTGCCGTCGCCGCGCCGGTGAGAAAGGCCATCCTCGCGGCGCTATCCGAGCGCGACGAGAGCGCCGAGGTCTGCACCGATGCCAAGGGCCGGCCCGAGCCCGACGGCGACCTGCGCGACGTCGAGAACGTCCCGCTCAAGGAAGACCTCGTTGCCTACTTCGAGCGCGAGGTGAAGCCGCACGTGCCCGACGCCTGGATCGCCGGCGTGGAGGTCCGCGGCGGCAAGGCCGTGGTCGTGGATGAGAGCAAGGTGCGGGTCGGCTACGAGATCCCGGTGAGCCGGCACTTCTACACGTACAAGCCGCTCCGTCCGCTCGAAGAGATCGAGGGTGAGATCAGGCAGCTTGAAGTCGAGATTCAAGGGTTGCTCGCGGAGGTGCTGGGGTGAGCAACGGCAACCTTCAGCGTCTGAAACATGTGGCTGATATTCGTTTCAGCAACGTGGACAAGCTCTCGGAACCAGACGAAGACCCTGTTCGCCTATGCAACTACACGGATGTCTACAAGAACGAGCGAATCGCCGCCGACATGCCATTTATGGAGGCCACAGCGACTCGTGCTGAACTCCGGCGATTTCATCTTGAAGTGGACGACGTGGTTGTTACCAAGGACTCCGAGACGCCGACGGATATTGCCGTTCCGGCGGTTGTGACCTCGACAGCCCCCGACCTGGTTTGCGGCTACCACCTCGCCGTGGCGAGACCCCATCGAATGCGGATGGATGGTCGCTTCTTGCATCGTGCCCTCCAAGCCGATGGAGTCCGCGAGCAGTTCTACGTGCAGGCAAACGGAGTCACCCGCTTCGGGTTGAGCCAGCTTGCCATTGGGAACGTACTTGTCCCCGCACCTCCGGTGAGTACGCAACGCCGAATCGCTGACTTCCTCGACCGCAAGACCGCCGCGATAGATACCCTCATTGCCAAGAAGGATAAGCTCGTCGCGCTGCTCGCCGAGAAGCGACAGGCGCTGATCACTCAGGCGGTAACCAAGGGGCTCGACCCGACCGTGCCGATGAAGGACTCGGGGAGTGCATGGGTTGGCCATGTGCCGGTTCATTGGGAATG from Deltaproteobacteria bacterium includes:
- a CDS encoding restriction endonuclease subunit S, whose protein sequence is MSNGNLQRLKHVADIRFSNVDKLSEPDEDPVRLCNYTDVYKNERIAADMPFMEATATRAELRRFHLEVDDVVVTKDSETPTDIAVPAVVTSTAPDLVCGYHLAVARPHRMRMDGRFLHRALQADGVREQFYVQANGVTRFGLSQLAIGNVLVPAPPVSTQRRIADFLDRKTAAIDTLIAKKDKLVALLAEKRQALITQAVTKGLDPTVPMKDSGSAWVGHVPVHWECRRLKQISSRVVVGIAQAATHAYADAGIPIVRSTNVRPNRISLDDILFIEEGFANELGSKYIYPGDLLTVRTGNAGVTAVVPLSLPRCQCFTMLITTLRREHSPEFFSFQLNSELGRNYFSRESWGSAQANISVPILQNAPVVVPPPIEQVTIVSALNARLATFDKSIELMERQVDRLREYRQALITAAVTGKLDLSTEAAA